A genome region from Triticum aestivum cultivar Chinese Spring chromosome 2B, IWGSC CS RefSeq v2.1, whole genome shotgun sequence includes the following:
- the LOC123044901 gene encoding ras-related protein RABH1b produces the protein MAPVSALAKYKLVFLGDQSVGKTSIITRFMYDKFDNTYQATIGIDFLSKTMYLEDRTVRLQLWDTAGQERFRSLIPSYIRDSSVAVIVFDVASRQSFLNTSKWIEEVRTERGSDVIIVLVGNKTDLVDKRQVSIEEGEGKAKDLGVMFIETSAKAGFNIKALFRKIAAALPGMETLSSAKQEDMVDVNLKSSNANSSQSQAQAGGCSC, from the exons ATGGCCCCCGTGTCGGCTCTGGCCAAGTACAAGCTGGTCTTCCTCGGCGACCAGTCCGTCGGCAAGACCAGCATCATCACCCGCTTCATGTACGACAAGTTTGACAACACCTACCAG GCTAcgattggtattgatttcctgtcgAAGACAATGTACCTTGAAGATAGAACTGTGAGACTCCAACTCTG GGATACAGCTGGTCAGGAAAGATTCAGGAGTTTAATTCCAAGCTACATCAGAGACTCTTCAGTTGCTGTTATTGTATTTGATGTTGCAa GCAGGCAATCTTTCTTAAACACGTCGAAGTGGATAGAGGAAGTTCGCACTGAGAGGGGCAGTGATGTCATTATCGTGCTTGTTGGGAACAAAACTGACCTTGTGGACAAGAG GCAAGTATCCATTGAGGAAGGGGAAGGCAAGGCAAAGGACCTCGGTGTGATGTTTATTGAAACCAGTGCTAAAGCTGGTTTTAACATTAAG GCCCTGTTCCGCAAGATTGCTGCTGCACTGCCTGGAATGGAGACCCTTTCATCAGCAAAGCAGGAAGACATGGTTGATGTGAACTTAAAGTCCAGCAATGCTAACTCATCTCAGTCGCAGGCACAGGCTGGGGGATGCAGTTGTTAG